One genomic region from Saprospiraceae bacterium encodes:
- a CDS encoding caspase family protein: MTIYKSFFAILLYCFSYTMSLAQCIQGQCTNGTGTFVYPSGAKYSGQFVASQIQGLGTLWMNNGNTYSGQWVKNYREGQGKMIFKNGDTYTGSFKRSRLEGKGKMIFAEGGYYEGEWKNDMPNGKGIYSYANGEKYEGLLYAGVRQGFGRYYYTDHSIYDGQWTNNLREGSGTLIHENGEKITAQWYQDQPLSSEGPALANQNTALSSDASTPNSDHNGELKNCNENVCHNETGVYTYRDGSRYVGTFDHGDPRGQGILYYANGDRYEGEWDDVAPQGRGVMYFTSGKVFAAMWEKGKPVKILENRPLIPQRNDIRPQTNDEIKIWTVVVGVARYEHMPALRYSDDDAYRIYAFLKSPEGGALKDDQIKILVDEDATRDKIISALQEQFGRADENDVVILYYSGHGVNNALIPIDFDGFNNKLYHDEITQIMEKSRAKHKLCLIDACYAGGMSEAQAAKADFTVSMNNYYSTFNREQGGTAFILSCRNREVSLEDSGLRQGIFSHYLIKGLKGAADKNSNKIVTVQELFNFISSQVQSYTDHVQNPQIEGQYNPNMPVAWIRD; encoded by the coding sequence ATGACCATATATAAATCTTTTTTCGCCATTCTCCTGTATTGCTTTTCTTACACTATGAGCCTGGCCCAGTGCATTCAAGGACAATGCACCAATGGAACAGGCACTTTTGTATATCCATCCGGAGCCAAATACAGTGGCCAGTTCGTGGCTTCCCAGATCCAGGGACTGGGTACCCTCTGGATGAATAATGGCAACACCTACTCCGGTCAGTGGGTCAAAAACTATAGGGAAGGTCAGGGCAAAATGATTTTTAAAAACGGAGATACGTACACAGGCTCCTTCAAACGCTCGAGGCTGGAAGGCAAAGGCAAAATGATATTTGCAGAAGGCGGATATTATGAGGGAGAATGGAAAAATGATATGCCCAACGGAAAGGGCATCTACTCTTATGCAAATGGAGAAAAATATGAAGGCTTGTTGTATGCGGGTGTAAGACAGGGCTTTGGCAGGTATTATTATACAGATCACTCCATCTACGATGGCCAATGGACCAACAATCTGCGCGAAGGGAGTGGAACACTTATACATGAAAATGGAGAAAAAATCACAGCTCAGTGGTACCAGGACCAGCCTTTAAGCAGCGAAGGTCCAGCTTTGGCCAATCAAAATACAGCACTTTCTTCTGATGCCTCCACACCAAATTCAGACCATAACGGGGAGCTTAAAAACTGTAATGAAAATGTGTGCCACAATGAAACCGGTGTATACACCTACAGGGATGGATCCAGATATGTGGGCACCTTTGATCATGGAGATCCTCGCGGCCAGGGCATATTATACTATGCCAATGGTGATCGGTATGAAGGTGAGTGGGATGATGTAGCCCCTCAGGGTAGAGGGGTTATGTACTTCACCAGTGGTAAAGTATTTGCTGCTATGTGGGAGAAAGGCAAGCCGGTAAAAATATTGGAAAACCGCCCTTTAATCCCTCAACGAAATGACATCAGACCTCAAACAAATGACGAAATCAAAATTTGGACCGTGGTGGTTGGCGTAGCCAGGTATGAACACATGCCTGCACTTCGATACTCCGATGATGATGCTTATAGGATTTATGCTTTTCTCAAAAGCCCGGAAGGCGGGGCTCTGAAGGATGATCAAATAAAGATCTTAGTCGACGAAGATGCCACCCGGGACAAAATAATCAGCGCCCTTCAGGAGCAGTTTGGGCGCGCAGATGAAAACGATGTAGTCATCCTCTATTACTCCGGGCATGGGGTCAACAATGCACTCATTCCTATTGATTTCGACGGTTTTAACAATAAACTTTACCACGACGAAATCACCCAGATCATGGAAAAGTCAAGGGCCAAACACAAGCTCTGTCTCATCGACGCTTGTTATGCAGGGGGTATGTCAGAGGCACAGGCTGCAAAAGCTGATTTTACTGTGTCTATGAATAACTATTATTCCACTTTCAACCGAGAACAAGGCGGCACAGCCTTTATTTTATCTTGCCGAAACAGGGAGGTTTCGCTCGAGGACAGCGGTCTGAGACAAGGTATATTCAGCCATTACCTCATTAAAGGACTCAAAGGTGCAGCCGATAAGAACAGCAATAAAATCGTCACTGTTCAGGAACTCTTCAATTTTATTTCCAGCCAGGTTCAATCCTATACCGATCATGTACAAAACCCCCAAATAGAAGGTCAGTATAATCCCAATATGCCTGTTGCATGGATAAGGGATTAA
- a CDS encoding GIY-YIG nuclease family protein, with amino-acid sequence MTEGLQHFVYILFSEKCNRYYIGYSSDPEKRLQERHNQGYVKATRNCKPYVLKKMKSFPSEMEAINEERRIKSYKSRTYLEKLIIENW; translated from the coding sequence ATGACTGAAGGGTTGCAACACTTTGTTTATATTCTATTTTCAGAAAAGTGCAATAGGTACTATATAGGTTATTCTTCTGATCCGGAAAAAAGATTACAAGAACGACACAATCAAGGATATGTAAAGGCTACGCGTAATTGCAAGCCTTATGTTCTGAAAAAAATGAAATCTTTCCCATCAGAAATGGAGGCAATAAATGAAGAAAGGCGAATTAAATCCTATAAAAGCCGAACTTATCTTGAGAAATTGATAATTGAAAATTGGTAG
- a CDS encoding VOC family protein, translating into MIQNIHHIAIICSDYEVSKKFYLDVLGLQVIKETYRADRASFKLDLALNGQYVIELFSFPDSPKRLSRPESTGLRHLAFAVTNLEKVLEHLSIHHIPAEPIRVDEITSKRFCFIADPDGLPIEFYEISL; encoded by the coding sequence ATGATTCAAAATATTCATCATATAGCCATTATCTGTTCAGATTATGAGGTGTCCAAGAAGTTTTACCTTGATGTATTAGGCTTGCAAGTCATCAAAGAAACCTATCGTGCAGACAGGGCATCCTTTAAACTAGATCTTGCTTTGAACGGACAGTATGTCATCGAGCTTTTTTCTTTTCCTGATTCTCCAAAAAGACTGTCGAGGCCTGAATCTACAGGGTTGCGACACCTGGCTTTTGCAGTAACAAATCTTGAAAAAGTACTCGAACACCTTTCAATACATCATATACCTGCTGAGCCGATCAGGGTAGATGAGATCACCAGCAAACGATTTTGTTTCATTGCCGACCCTGATGGCTTGCCAATTGAGTTTTATGAAATATCACTTTAG
- a CDS encoding mannonate dehydratase, which produces MSRKQIGHSESSMINRRNFHKVIGTGLLGATLTNPVSALTKPKKLKPKSNPLLHVGGDYHVVMSDDSLSYAMRQKAWTNPRNFQYHQRHGVRHLTNSMEGAWNLDEMKQWREDCDRAGMTWEAIRMDSGYIYAIPGADQARKLQEVIENVKKASAVGVKVITMHWTLIPIRRNGHTPGRGGSSYHSFKLEPNWQDLPVEKYGKINYDQYWERIHYFLTNIIPVCTQYDVRMAVHPYDPPGLPRGYQGVDNWDAAPATVFDSLKKYEAIVDSPYNGFQLCLGTIMEGLRDPKTELPPIVKYFAEKGKIYQIHMRNVRGGLHDFQEVYIDEGEVDFIDVIRILRDSGYAWSICPDHVPTHPDDPRGYQAFAQAFGYIRGMIDSANKEIIQ; this is translated from the coding sequence ATGTCTAGAAAACAAATTGGCCATTCTGAATCCTCCATGATCAACCGCAGAAATTTTCACAAAGTGATCGGCACCGGCCTACTGGGGGCGACCCTCACGAATCCGGTATCAGCTCTGACTAAGCCCAAAAAGTTAAAGCCGAAAAGCAATCCTCTGCTTCATGTGGGCGGAGATTATCATGTGGTGATGTCAGACGATAGTTTGTCTTATGCGATGCGGCAAAAAGCCTGGACCAATCCCCGCAATTTCCAATATCATCAAAGGCACGGTGTCAGGCATCTGACCAATAGCATGGAAGGTGCCTGGAACCTGGACGAAATGAAACAGTGGAGAGAAGATTGTGATCGTGCGGGTATGACCTGGGAAGCAATCAGAATGGACTCGGGATATATCTATGCAATTCCGGGAGCCGATCAGGCAAGAAAATTGCAGGAAGTAATTGAAAATGTAAAAAAAGCCTCGGCTGTCGGTGTAAAAGTGATCACCATGCATTGGACCTTAATCCCCATCCGGCGCAATGGTCACACTCCGGGAAGAGGTGGTTCGAGCTATCATTCTTTTAAGCTTGAACCCAACTGGCAAGATCTGCCTGTAGAAAAATATGGTAAAATAAACTACGACCAATATTGGGAACGCATCCATTATTTTCTAACCAATATCATACCGGTATGTACTCAGTACGATGTGCGCATGGCGGTGCACCCTTATGATCCACCCGGGCTGCCACGAGGTTACCAGGGAGTAGACAATTGGGACGCAGCACCAGCTACCGTATTTGATTCGTTGAAAAAATATGAAGCGATCGTGGACAGCCCGTACAATGGATTTCAGCTCTGCCTGGGTACGATCATGGAAGGTCTGCGAGACCCTAAAACTGAATTGCCTCCCATCGTAAAATATTTTGCAGAAAAGGGCAAAATCTATCAAATACATATGCGCAATGTGCGGGGAGGTCTGCATGATTTTCAGGAAGTATATATCGACGAAGGAGAAGTCGATTTTATTGATGTGATCCGCATTTTACGAGACAGCGGATATGCCTGGTCGATCTGTCCTGATCATGTACCTACACATCCCGATGACCCCAGGGGCTACCAGGCATTTGCCCAGGCATTTGGATATATCCGGGGCATGATCGACTCAGCCAATAAAGAAATAATCCAGTGA
- a CDS encoding phosphoglycerate kinase — protein sequence MSTFTTFDFSGKKVLVRVDFNVPLDKAYHITDDTRMRAALKTINYILDGGGAVILFSHLGRPEAKLKADGSIDKEKFTLRHLAPHLAELLKRPVQFCDDLRGDKLKSTAEKLQPGEVLLMENTRFEPGEEKCDPELSKEWAALANMYINDAFGTAHRAHASNVGVSNCFTADKKSFGFLMDAELSNARKLMRDPQRPFTAIIGGAKVSDKILLIETFLDIADQILIGGGMAYTFIKALGGQIGNSLVELDKVDLAKSLLEKAQAKGKLLLLPVDSIIADAFADSAQNQICNSNEIPDGWMGLDIGPIAREQYKAVLVKSKTILWNGPMGVFEMPSFAKGTLAVANAVAESTKEGAYSLIGGGDSVAAINQAGLDDEVSYVSTGGGAMLELLEGKDLPGVKAIEG from the coding sequence ATGTCCACCTTCACAACATTTGATTTTAGTGGCAAAAAAGTGCTCGTAAGAGTAGACTTCAATGTGCCATTAGACAAAGCATATCATATCACGGATGATACCCGTATGCGTGCTGCCTTAAAAACCATCAACTATATTTTAGATGGTGGAGGAGCCGTCATACTTTTCTCCCATTTGGGCAGACCGGAAGCTAAACTCAAGGCAGATGGCAGCATCGACAAAGAAAAATTTACCCTGCGACACCTCGCGCCTCATCTCGCTGAACTGTTGAAGCGACCGGTCCAGTTCTGTGATGATCTGAGAGGAGATAAACTAAAGTCTACAGCAGAAAAACTTCAACCGGGAGAAGTCCTGCTAATGGAAAATACCCGATTTGAACCGGGAGAAGAAAAATGTGATCCTGAGCTCTCCAAAGAATGGGCTGCGCTCGCAAATATGTATATCAACGACGCCTTTGGTACGGCGCATCGCGCGCATGCGAGCAATGTGGGTGTGTCTAATTGTTTTACAGCCGACAAAAAATCATTTGGATTTTTGATGGATGCCGAATTAAGCAATGCCCGGAAACTCATGCGTGATCCTCAACGGCCATTTACCGCCATTATAGGGGGCGCTAAAGTATCTGACAAAATATTATTGATCGAAACCTTTCTGGACATCGCTGATCAGATCCTCATCGGAGGAGGCATGGCTTATACTTTCATCAAAGCCCTCGGCGGCCAGATTGGAAACTCCCTGGTCGAACTGGACAAGGTCGATCTGGCCAAATCCTTGTTGGAAAAAGCCCAAGCGAAAGGTAAATTGCTTTTGTTGCCTGTGGACTCTATTATCGCAGATGCATTTGCAGACTCCGCTCAAAATCAGATATGCAATAGCAATGAGATCCCTGATGGCTGGATGGGCCTTGATATCGGACCGATAGCCAGAGAGCAATACAAAGCGGTGTTGGTGAAATCAAAAACCATCCTATGGAATGGCCCAATGGGTGTCTTTGAAATGCCCTCCTTTGCCAAAGGGACGCTGGCAGTGGCCAATGCCGTAGCCGAATCCACCAAAGAAGGTGCCTATTCTCTCATCGGCGGAGGGGATTCTGTCGCTGCTATCAATCAAGCCGGATTGGACGATGAGGTGAGTTATGTTTCTACAGGTGGTGGTGCAATGTTGGAGTTGTTAGAAGGTAAGGATTTGCCGGGGGTGAAGGCGATTGAGGGATAA
- the gap gene encoding type I glyceraldehyde-3-phosphate dehydrogenase has translation MNKVKVAINGFGRIGRLVYRQIFDMEGIDVVAVNDLTSPAALAHLLKYDTAQGRFHANVTAGDGMITCNNDTFKVYAQRDPAQIPWKEHEVDVVLECTGFFTDKDKASAHLAAGARKVVISAPATGDLKTIVFNVNHEILDGSETVISCASCTTNCLAPMAKVLDDTFGIVNGMMTTVHAYTNDQNTQDSPHPKGDMRRARAAAQNIVPNSTGAAKAIGLVLPNLKGKLDGSAQRVPVLTGSLTEVTAILSKKTTVEEVNAAMKAAANESFGYTEDPIVSSDVIGITFGSLFDATQTRVQSVGDTQLVRTVSWYDNEMSYVSQLVRTLKHFAEMI, from the coding sequence ATGAATAAAGTTAAAGTTGCAATCAATGGATTTGGCCGTATCGGCCGATTAGTATACCGCCAAATATTTGATATGGAAGGTATCGATGTAGTAGCAGTCAATGACCTCACCAGCCCGGCTGCCTTAGCCCATTTGCTTAAATATGATACCGCTCAAGGAAGATTTCATGCCAATGTCACAGCAGGGGACGGCATGATCACTTGCAACAATGATACATTTAAAGTTTATGCACAAAGGGACCCAGCACAAATCCCATGGAAAGAGCACGAAGTGGATGTAGTATTAGAATGTACCGGTTTTTTTACCGACAAGGATAAAGCTTCTGCTCACCTGGCAGCTGGAGCACGCAAAGTTGTAATCTCCGCACCTGCCACCGGAGATCTGAAAACCATCGTATTTAATGTCAATCATGAAATATTGGACGGATCTGAGACCGTGATTTCTTGCGCATCCTGTACGACCAATTGCCTGGCACCGATGGCCAAAGTACTGGACGATACCTTTGGCATTGTCAACGGAATGATGACAACGGTACATGCTTATACCAATGATCAGAATACACAGGACTCACCGCATCCTAAAGGGGACATGCGAAGAGCCCGTGCTGCAGCACAAAATATTGTACCAAACAGCACAGGAGCCGCCAAAGCTATCGGACTCGTACTGCCTAATCTAAAAGGCAAACTGGATGGCAGCGCTCAGCGTGTACCTGTCCTCACCGGATCACTCACTGAAGTCACTGCTATCCTCAGCAAAAAAACTACTGTTGAAGAAGTGAATGCTGCTATGAAAGCGGCGGCCAATGAAAGTTTTGGTTATACGGAGGATCCTATCGTAAGCTCTGATGTCATCGGGATAACCTTTGGTTCCTTATTTGATGCTACTCAGACCAGAGTACAGAGCGTAGGTGACACCCAGTTGGTTCGTACTGTATCCTGGTATGACAATGAAATGAGTTATGTAAGTCAGCTGGTGCGCACCCTCAAGCACTTCGCTGAAATGATCTGA
- a CDS encoding fasciclin domain-containing protein, with the protein MKRSYLLFIMLALAVPLTLSSCAKDDAVEGQKNIVELAQGNSDLSSLVAAVKRAGLVDALSDATKQFTVFAPTNAAFTTFLNANGFANLEAVPVSVLQNLLLNHVLGAEVKAAAVTTGYVNTLATYGTSTSHVDMFINTTGGVQINGLSKVVAADVDASNGVVHVVDAVIPVPSVPTFAVANPDFSILVQALTRSDLAANYASVLSGPGPFTVFAPTNAAFAALLSELGVAALKDIPAATLEAVLTYHVASGNVLAGSLTEGQQVTTLQKGNFTIRLAGGAKITDANNRVINIIATDIQGGNGVVHAIDKVLLP; encoded by the coding sequence ATGAAACGTTCTTATTTATTATTTATCATGCTAGCATTAGCTGTACCGTTGACCTTGTCTTCCTGTGCAAAAGATGATGCAGTTGAAGGTCAAAAGAATATTGTTGAATTGGCCCAGGGAAACAGTGATTTAAGCTCATTAGTAGCTGCTGTGAAGCGCGCTGGTTTAGTAGATGCTTTAAGTGATGCCACCAAACAATTCACAGTGTTTGCACCCACGAATGCAGCATTTACTACCTTTTTAAACGCAAATGGTTTCGCCAATCTTGAAGCAGTACCTGTCAGTGTTTTACAAAACTTATTATTAAATCATGTTTTAGGCGCTGAAGTCAAGGCTGCTGCCGTGACTACAGGTTACGTAAACACTTTGGCAACTTATGGAACCTCTACCAGCCATGTAGACATGTTTATCAACACTACCGGCGGAGTCCAAATCAATGGCCTATCCAAAGTGGTCGCAGCGGATGTCGATGCTTCTAATGGTGTAGTTCATGTGGTGGATGCTGTGATACCTGTCCCTTCAGTACCTACATTTGCTGTAGCCAACCCGGATTTCAGTATTTTGGTACAAGCACTAACTCGCAGCGATTTAGCTGCTAACTATGCCTCTGTATTGAGCGGCCCCGGTCCATTTACTGTTTTCGCCCCAACGAACGCTGCATTTGCGGCTTTGTTGAGCGAATTAGGTGTTGCAGCGCTCAAAGATATCCCTGCAGCTACTCTGGAGGCCGTGTTAACTTACCACGTTGCTTCTGGAAATGTATTAGCAGGTTCATTAACGGAAGGACAACAGGTGACTACATTACAAAAAGGCAATTTCACCATCAGGTTAGCAGGTGGCGCAAAAATCACCGATGCCAATAATCGTGTGATCAATATCATCGCTACGGACATCCAAGGTGGTAATGGTGTAGTGCATGCGATCGACAAAGTATTGCTTCCCTAA
- a CDS encoding alpha-L-fucosidase yields MALLIASTFIVHAQAVQTTNRPDRVQWYQDLGFGMFIHWNVDVTLGAVISHSLSGASDEYVEKYLTELPGYFNPEQFNPTHWAKLARLAGMKYVVFTTKHHSGFCMFKTETTPFNVMNTPFSRDITKEIVDAFRKEGIAIGFYFSPEDFNYFHANQIPIGRLQLPQHFPANNPGLMEYDKKQLKELFSNYGKIDILFIDGPGDGLREYAWSLQPEVVITRDLMKTPEQNTPNEPLPRPWEACYTMGTDWGYKPTNDPHKTGTQVIDMLIEIRSKGGNFLMNVGPKPNGEIQIEQEAILQEVALWNFANSESIYQVKPLPVIREDNIWYTQSNDEKYIYAYVTRSSPDDWKYGDRKAFVLTHIEGNAKTTVTTLGYKAELVEYKKDFDARTYVSPTAIGLVVSAVNGQRFYTNNKWPNAVVLRIENAKFRKSNVSQGIQSKIDGAK; encoded by the coding sequence ATGGCTTTATTAATTGCAAGTACATTTATAGTCCATGCTCAGGCGGTGCAGACGACTAATAGACCGGATCGCGTACAGTGGTACCAGGATCTTGGCTTTGGTATGTTTATCCACTGGAATGTGGATGTAACCCTGGGAGCAGTGATCAGCCATTCTTTATCAGGAGCCTCGGATGAATATGTAGAAAAATACCTGACCGAGTTGCCAGGTTATTTTAACCCGGAGCAATTCAATCCTACCCATTGGGCCAAGCTGGCCAGGTTAGCGGGCATGAAATACGTAGTATTCACTACCAAGCATCATTCAGGATTCTGTATGTTTAAGACAGAGACCACTCCTTTTAATGTCATGAACACTCCTTTCTCCAGGGACATCACCAAAGAAATCGTGGATGCTTTTAGGAAAGAAGGCATTGCTATTGGATTTTATTTTTCACCCGAAGACTTCAATTATTTTCATGCCAATCAGATCCCAATAGGCAGATTACAATTACCTCAACATTTCCCTGCCAACAATCCGGGGTTGATGGAATATGATAAAAAGCAACTCAAAGAATTATTTAGCAACTATGGCAAAATAGATATTCTGTTCATTGATGGTCCCGGAGATGGTTTGCGGGAATATGCCTGGTCATTGCAGCCTGAGGTGGTCATCACCCGCGATCTGATGAAAACGCCTGAGCAAAACACACCCAATGAACCCTTGCCCCGTCCCTGGGAGGCTTGTTATACCATGGGAACCGACTGGGGATACAAACCCACCAATGATCCACATAAAACAGGGACGCAAGTCATCGATATGTTGATCGAGATACGCTCCAAAGGCGGAAATTTTTTGATGAATGTAGGCCCAAAACCTAATGGCGAAATTCAAATAGAACAAGAAGCCATCCTGCAGGAAGTCGCGCTCTGGAATTTTGCCAACAGCGAATCCATCTATCAGGTCAAACCACTGCCCGTGATCCGGGAAGATAATATATGGTATACCCAGTCAAACGATGAAAAATACATTTACGCCTACGTGACCCGAAGTAGCCCCGATGATTGGAAATACGGTGATCGCAAAGCATTTGTGCTGACTCACATTGAGGGCAATGCAAAAACTACAGTTACTACGCTGGGGTATAAAGCTGAGTTAGTCGAGTACAAAAAAGATTTTGATGCACGCACTTATGTGTCACCTACAGCTATTGGTTTGGTGGTAAGCGCAGTCAATGGTCAAAGGTTCTATACCAATAATAAATGGCCCAATGCGGTAGTCTTAAGAATTGAAAATGCGAAATTCAGAAAATCCAATGTAAGTCAGGGAATCCAAAGTAAGATAGATGGGGCTAAATGA
- a CDS encoding DinB family protein has product MDTTLKEILWRQFGASIDMMKNAIAFCPLHFWDTDKQFWYIAYHSVFFLDYYLTMNPVGFAPPSPFSLSEFEDRMPERTYTKDEVMNYLQFCRNKCHDFISSMTDEIAKSNWTNESKTMSYNVIEILLYNMRHVQHHSAQLNLLLRHGINDAPDWIYEAEDKL; this is encoded by the coding sequence ATGGATACCACTTTAAAAGAAATACTTTGGCGCCAATTCGGAGCAAGTATTGATATGATGAAAAACGCTATTGCCTTTTGCCCCTTACATTTTTGGGACACCGATAAGCAGTTTTGGTATATTGCCTACCACTCCGTTTTTTTCTTAGATTATTATTTAACAATGAATCCGGTAGGTTTTGCACCCCCATCCCCATTTTCACTTTCTGAATTTGAAGACAGAATGCCCGAAAGAACTTATACTAAAGATGAAGTAATGAACTATCTGCAATTTTGCAGAAACAAGTGTCACGACTTTATAAGCAGCATGACAGACGAAATAGCGAAAAGCAATTGGACAAATGAATCCAAAACAATGAGTTATAACGTAATTGAAATTTTGCTTTATAATATGCGACACGTGCAGCATCATTCGGCACAACTTAATTTGTTATTGCGACATGGAATAAATGACGCCCCTGATTGGATATACGAGGCGGAAGATAAATTGTGA
- a CDS encoding dihydrofolate reductase family protein has translation MRKLKLQVQMTMDGFISGPNGEMDWMCFPWTGDIINYVREITEPVDTIILGRKLAEGFIPHWENVVQKPDDPEYEGGLKYTSTPKIVFSKTIEKSIWNNTEIANGELVEEIIALKNKEGKDIIAYGGGTFVSSLIKNNLIDELHLFINPAAIGNGMPIFKELNAMQKFITLGVNHFDCGIIVMTFKPI, from the coding sequence ATGCGTAAATTAAAACTTCAAGTACAGATGACCATGGATGGTTTTATTAGCGGACCAAATGGCGAAATGGACTGGATGTGTTTTCCCTGGACAGGAGACATTATCAATTATGTAAGAGAAATTACTGAACCGGTTGACACCATAATTTTAGGCAGAAAGCTTGCAGAAGGTTTTATCCCGCATTGGGAAAATGTAGTTCAAAAGCCGGATGATCCAGAATATGAAGGTGGTCTGAAATATACCTCAACACCCAAAATTGTGTTTTCTAAAACAATCGAAAAATCCATTTGGAACAATACAGAAATTGCAAATGGCGAATTGGTTGAAGAAATCATAGCCTTAAAAAACAAAGAAGGCAAAGATATTATAGCGTACGGTGGAGGCACTTTTGTTTCTTCATTGATAAAAAACAATTTAATAGACGAATTGCATTTGTTTATCAACCCAGCTGCGATTGGCAACGGAATGCCCATTTTTAAAGAACTGAATGCCATGCAAAAATTTATCACATTGGGTGTTAACCATTTTGATTGTGGCATCATTGTGATGACATTCAAACCAATCTAA
- a CDS encoding helix-turn-helix domain-containing protein, whose amino-acid sequence MEQLKQILRLHHQGYAIKRIARDLGISKTTIKNISEVSIWTKIIIWMARLKSSSLRLCRTILQGISVIDTAS is encoded by the coding sequence ATGGAACAGTTAAAACAGATACTTCGACTACATCATCAAGGGTATGCAATTAAACGGATAGCAAGAGATCTGGGTATATCTAAGACAACGATCAAAAATATCTCAGAAGTGAGCATATGGACAAAGATCATAATATGGATGGCTCGATTAAAAAGTTCAAGCCTGAGGCTTTGCAGGACGATACTACAGGGTATCTCGGTAATCGATACGGCAAGCTAA
- a CDS encoding alpha-L-fucosidase — MVGSQWSGIYTEVVITRDLMKTPEQNTPNEPLPRLWEACYTMETDWGYKPTNDPHKTGTQVIDMLIEIRSKGGNFLMNVGPKPNGEIQIEQEAILQEVALWNFAKKPALRLGFSDSAFLYY; from the coding sequence ATGGTGGGGTCACAATGGTCCGGAATCTACACTGAGGTGGTCATCACCCGCGATCTGATGAAAACGCCTGAGCAAAACACACCCAATGAACCCTTGCCCCGTCTCTGGGAGGCTTGTTATACCATGGAAACCGACTGGGGATACAAACCCACCAATGATCCACATAAAACAGGGACGCAAGTCATCGATATGTTGATCGAGATACGCTCCAAAGGCGGAAATTTTTTGATGAATGTAGGCCCAAAACCTAATGGCGAAATTCAAATAGAACAAGAAGCCATCCTGCAGGAAGTGGCGCTCTGGAATTTTGCCAAAAAGCCGGCCCTTCGATTGGGCTTTTCTGATAGTGCATTCCTATACTATTAA
- a CDS encoding helix-turn-helix transcriptional regulator, with protein sequence MPTFAVKKLDEFECNLNIFALVRDGICFYDDAVNELMKDGNLRKELKRVYALIQFVGNHGTRHKNIHQLKDIPNFTTWELKTNHLRFYFLYGQGMMIISGGKKLTKRLISHNLNLFSNNYQIISTMFTKEELLEDPEYLLARYQNEIYYQLDTFMSKNNFTQSEIASKLGVSSSYVSQVLNGNFNFTLKKLIEIGLMMDKVPSIEFLDPIEFWTNQSKSWINSFSAKMDIVPTTIVSANSEGYKSMPVSGKLIQFTSTTPQDAEYVEYEIVKLAI encoded by the coding sequence ATGCCTACCTTTGCCGTTAAGAAACTGGATGAATTTGAATGTAACCTTAATATTTTCGCTTTAGTAAGAGATGGGATTTGTTTTTATGATGACGCTGTTAATGAATTAATGAAAGATGGTAACCTCCGGAAAGAACTTAAAAGAGTATACGCATTAATCCAGTTTGTCGGAAATCATGGAACCAGACATAAGAATATTCACCAATTAAAAGACATTCCAAATTTCACTACTTGGGAATTAAAGACCAATCACCTGAGATTCTATTTCTTGTACGGACAAGGAATGATGATAATATCTGGCGGCAAAAAGTTGACCAAAAGGCTGATATCTCACAACTTAAATCTATTCTCAAACAATTACCAAATAATTTCAACGATGTTCACCAAGGAAGAATTGCTGGAGGATCCTGAATACCTTTTAGCAAGGTATCAAAATGAAATTTATTATCAATTAGACACCTTCATGTCTAAAAATAATTTCACTCAAAGTGAAATTGCCTCAAAATTAGGGGTTAGCAGTTCCTATGTCAGCCAAGTTTTAAATGGAAATTTCAATTTCACTTTAAAAAAGTTAATTGAAATTGGATTAATGATGGACAAAGTTCCTTCCATTGAATTTCTTGATCCCATTGAATTTTGGACTAATCAATCCAAATCTTGGATAAATTCCTTTTCCGCAAAAATGGACATCGTACCAACAACTATTGTTAGTGCAAATTCTGAAGGCTATAAATCAATGCCAGTAAGTGGCAAATTAATTCAATTTACTTCAACAACCCCTCAGGATGCTGAATATGTAGAATACGAAATTGTTAAATTGGCCATATGA